A window of Zingiber officinale cultivar Zhangliang chromosome 5A, Zo_v1.1, whole genome shotgun sequence contains these coding sequences:
- the LOC121983301 gene encoding transport inhibitor response 1-like protein → MTVSNTDLTLLARSFPSFRDLMLICCDGFSTPGLTIIAKLYRNMRVLDLIKNDVEDEDEELVDWISRFPETTTSLESLSFECVN, encoded by the exons ATGACTGTCTCCAACACAGACCTCACCCTCCTCGCTCGCTCCTTCCCCTCCTTCCGTGATCTCATGCTCATATGCTGCGATGGGTTCAGCACCCCTGGTCTCACCATCATCGCTAAGCTCTACAG GAATATGAGGGTCTTGGATCTAATCAAGAACGATGTGGAGGACGAGGACGAGGAGCTCGTCGACTGGATCTCGAGGTTCCCCGAGACAACCACCTCTTTGGAGTCGCTTTCGTTTGAGTGCGTGAATTGA